From a single Miscanthus floridulus cultivar M001 chromosome 8, ASM1932011v1, whole genome shotgun sequence genomic region:
- the LOC136470020 gene encoding uncharacterized protein, translated as MGRPSSQGELDRQTSNCPGRPGLGRELDRQTPLAAAERSRREPVADAAIALRPSRIGIAAPGSRLAISVKKDSAFCFICYLFKKGSGSNTFVVDGWNNWNIGNTTLLKQCGSRAHKAAQERYIGFINPKVVIDYHIDKWSEEELRLYKKRLTYSLRCIKFLLYQGLAFHGHDESEESSNRGNFIELLKFLAGNSEEVNKYVLNNAPADESSDISHKEQLALCLRYIDKLGRPCEHFIGVVHVDDTTSLSLKKAIEGLLVINGLSLQQIRGQVLVAVAKGNTDCKTFFDQRRDQDILNAISFVNVAKSRMQELRSDGWDNFLQKVTSFCIKHGVEVPAMDGAYVPYGKSACQELDNQFDEINMELAFSPSNSFASFDARKLRRLAEFYPKDFSNNDLLKLELQLDNYIDDMRQDASFQGLDNIVVLSVKLVETKRHKVYDMVYLLLKLILLLPVATTSVERVFSALVIVKTKTRNMIGDTVLDDCLVTFIERDIFFQVDEDDIIETFMLLRKRRINK; from the exons ATGGGCCGGCCCAGCTCGCAGGGAGAGTTGGATCGGCAGACGTCGAACTGTCCAGGGAGGCCGGGACTCGGGAGGGAGTTGGATCGCCAGACTCCGCTCGCGGCCGCGGAGCGTTCTCGCCGCGAGCCTGTCGCGGACGCCGCCATCGCCCTTCGGCCTTCGCGGATCGGCATTGCGGCACCAGGCAGCCGATTGGCGATCAG TGTCAAGAAGGATTCTGCGTTTTgcttcatatgctacttgttcaaGAAGGGCAGTGGGTCAAATACTTTTGTGGTTGATGGATGGAATAATTGGAATATAGGAAATACAACACTTCTTAAACAGTGTGGTTCTAGGGCACATAAAGCAGCTCAAGAGAGGTACATTGGTTTTATTAATCCCAAGGTTGTAATTGattatcacattgacaagtggagtgaggaggagcttcgtctttacaagaaaagattgacatattcacttagatgtatcaagtttcttttgTATCAAGGATTGGCATTCCAtggacatgatgaaagtgaagagtctagcaatagaggcaacttcattgaacttttgaAGTTTCTTGCAGGAAATAGTGAAGAAGTGAACAAGTATGTCTTGAACAATGCACCAG ctgatgagtctagtgatatatcacataaagaacaactagctcttTGCTTACGTTATATTGATAAACTTGGAAGGCCATGTGAGCACTTCATTggagttgttcatgtagatgatactacctcTTTGTCACTTAAGAAAGCAATTGAAGGTTTACTTGTTATTAATGGATTGAGTCTGCAGCAGATTAGAGGCCAAG tTCTTGTCGCTGTTGCCAAGGGAAATACTGACTGCAAGACTTTTTTTGATCAA AGAAGGGAtcaagatattcttaatgcaatcTCATTTGTTAATGTGGCAAAGAGCAGAATGCAGGAGTTGAGGTCTGATGGTTGGGATAATTTTCTTCAGAaggtcacttctttttgtattaaacatggtgttgaagttcCTGCTATGGATGGTGCTTATGTGCCTTATGGAAAATCAGCGTG TCAAGAGCTTGATAATCAGTTTGATGAGATCAATATGGAGCTAGCCTTCAGTCCTTCCAACTCCTTTGCTTCTTTTGATGCACGGAAGCTACGTAGATTGGCTGAATTTTATCCTAAGGACTTCTCCAACAATGATTTGTTAAAACTTGAATTGCAACttgataattatattgatgacatgcgacaagatgctagcttccaaggtctagacaacattgttgttctctcagttaagcttgttgaaacaaagaggcACAAAGTGTATGATATGGTGTACTTGCTTCTCAAATTGATATTGCTTTTACCGGTGGCAACAACgagtgttgaaagggtattttctgcattggttatagtgaaaacaaagacaaggaatatgataggtgatactgttttggatgattgtctagtcacatttattgagcgggatattttcttccaagttgatgaagatgatataattgAGACATTCATGTTATTGAGAAAGCGGCGGATAAACAAGTAA